A window of the Vigna angularis cultivar LongXiaoDou No.4 chromosome 3, ASM1680809v1, whole genome shotgun sequence genome harbors these coding sequences:
- the LOC108324977 gene encoding peroxidase A2: MFSTNNTYYFLLATIFSVLTFVLPSEGQLSATFYSTTCSNVSTIVRNSVQQALTSDSRIAASLTRLHFHDCFVDGCDGSILLDVGGNITQSEKTAAPNANSVRGFDVVDSIKSSLESSCPGVVSCADILALAAESSVSLSGGPSWTVLLGRRDSLTANQAGANTSIPSPFESLANITSKFSAVGLDTTDLVALSGAHTFGRAQCQFFSQRLFNFSGTGSPDPTLNSTYLATLQQNCPQNGSGSTLNNLDPSTPDTFDNNYFTNLLINMGLLQTDQELFSTNGSSTISIVNNFANNQSAFFETFAQSMINMGNISPLTGTQGEIRTDCKKVNGS, from the exons ATGTTTTCTACtaataatacttattattttcttctgGCCACCATTTTCTCAGTGCTAACATTTGTTCTTCCTTCAGAAGGGCAATTGAGTGCAACCTTCTATTCCACCACATGCTCCAATGTCTCAACCATTGTGAGGAATTCTGTGCAGCAGGCTTTGACATCTGATTCACGTATTGCTGCAAGCCTCACTCGTCTCCACTTTCATGATTGCTTTGTCGAT GGCTGTGACGGGTCCATTTTGCTCGATGTTGGTGGTAACATCACACAAAGTGAGAAAACTGCAGCTCCCAACGCCAATTCCGTTCGGGGATTTGATGTGGTTGACAGCATCAAGAGTTCCCTCGAAAGTTCATGCCCTGGTGTTGTATCTTGTGCTGATATTCTTGCCCTTGCTGCAGAATCCTCTGTGTCCCTG TCTGGAGGTCCTTCATGGACTGTATTACTTGGAAGAAGAGACAGTTTAACTGCAAACCAAGCTGGTGCCAACACTTCCATTCCGTCTCCATTTGAGAGCCTAGCCAACATCACATCCAAATTTTCTGCTGTTGGCTTAGACACAACAGATCTTGTTGCACTATCTG GTGCGCACACTTTTGGACGTGCACAATGCCAGTTTTTCTCCCAAAGGTTATTCAACTTCAGTGGCACAGGAAGTCCTGATCCAACCCTGAACTCAACCTATTTGGCCACTCTACAGCAAAACTGTCCCCAAAATGGGAGTGGGTCTACATTGAACAACCTTGATCCTTCAACCCCTGACACTTTTGACAACAACTATTTCACCAATCTTCTCATCAACATGGGTCTTCTCCAAACAGACCAAGAGCTCTTCTCCACCAATGGCTCTTCCACAATCTCCATTGTTAACAACTTTGCCAACAACCAATCGGCTTTCTTCGAAACTTTTGCTCAATCAATGATCAACATGGGTAACATCAGTCCTTTGACAGGTACTCAAGGCGAAATCAGAACTGATTGCAAGAAAGTCAATGGAAGTTGA